From a region of the Citricoccus muralis genome:
- a CDS encoding aminomethyl transferase family protein yields MSQTEATESLAQAIERTGSPVEFLRNQDWPSITFPITPEFTNWRDEQRAWRTTVGLMDQSHHMTQLFLGGADLIPLLESLSPNTFATFRPGVAKQLITVNEDGYLIGDGILFYNADEREGLVLVGHHIQIDWIRFNVEKAQEAGKDVHQRLDPNSNMRPGPPSFYRYELQGPEADRVMEKVFGGPVPDVKFFHIADVRIAGKDVKALRHGMAGQPGFEFYGPWEEHEAVHGALLEAGTEHGIRQVGAKAYSSSPLESGWVPTPLPAIFGEDFAEYRQWLPAARAGSIGGSLYSENVEDYYATPYDFGLGRSVRFDHDFHGREALERHAENQTRRKVTLLWNADDVAGVVKSQLEEGTPAKYLDFPKARYGFYQMDEVVRGSQRVGISTDAGYVAFPQLYMSLATLDATIADGEEVEVVWGEDPVSRKPQVDQGHRQVRIRATVAPAPYQEYARTQYRDNG; encoded by the coding sequence ATGTCACAGACCGAAGCCACTGAATCACTCGCCCAGGCCATCGAACGGACCGGAAGCCCCGTCGAGTTCCTGCGCAATCAGGACTGGCCGTCCATCACCTTTCCCATCACCCCCGAGTTTACGAACTGGCGGGACGAGCAGCGCGCGTGGCGCACCACCGTGGGGCTGATGGACCAGTCGCACCACATGACCCAGCTGTTCCTCGGCGGTGCCGACCTCATCCCGCTGCTCGAGTCCCTCTCCCCGAATACCTTTGCCACGTTCCGCCCGGGGGTGGCCAAGCAGCTGATCACCGTGAACGAGGACGGCTACTTGATCGGCGACGGCATCCTGTTCTACAACGCCGACGAGCGTGAAGGCCTGGTCCTGGTGGGTCACCACATCCAGATCGATTGGATCCGATTCAACGTGGAGAAGGCCCAGGAGGCCGGGAAGGACGTGCACCAGCGGCTGGACCCGAACTCGAACATGCGCCCCGGTCCGCCCAGCTTCTACCGGTACGAGTTGCAGGGGCCGGAAGCCGACCGGGTCATGGAGAAGGTCTTCGGCGGCCCGGTGCCGGACGTGAAGTTTTTCCACATCGCCGACGTGAGGATCGCCGGAAAGGACGTCAAGGCCTTGCGTCACGGCATGGCCGGCCAGCCCGGCTTCGAGTTCTACGGGCCGTGGGAGGAGCACGAGGCCGTCCACGGCGCCCTGCTGGAAGCTGGGACGGAGCACGGTATCCGGCAGGTCGGCGCCAAGGCCTACTCCAGTTCGCCGCTGGAATCCGGCTGGGTCCCCACACCGCTGCCGGCCATCTTCGGCGAGGACTTCGCCGAATACCGGCAGTGGCTGCCCGCGGCCCGGGCCGGGTCGATCGGCGGCTCTCTGTACTCCGAGAACGTGGAGGACTACTACGCCACGCCCTATGACTTCGGGCTGGGCCGCTCGGTGCGGTTCGACCACGACTTCCACGGCCGCGAGGCCCTGGAGCGGCATGCCGAGAATCAGACCCGGCGCAAGGTCACGCTGCTGTGGAACGCGGACGACGTGGCCGGCGTCGTGAAATCCCAGCTGGAGGAGGGGACCCCGGCCAAGTACCTGGACTTCCCGAAGGCACGGTATGGCTTCTACCAGATGGACGAGGTGGTGCGGGGCTCGCAGCGGGTGGGCATCTCCACGGACGCCGGCTACGTGGCCTTCCCTCAGCTGTACATGTCCCTGGCCACCCTGGACGCGACCATCGCGGACGGGGAGGAGGTCGAGGTCGTCTGGGGCGAGGACCCGGTCTCCCGCAAGCCCCAGGTGGACCAGGGCCACCGGCAGGTGAGGATTCGTGCCACCGTGGCCCCGGCCCCCTATCAGGAGTACGCGCGGACCCAGTACCGGGACAACGGCTGA
- a CDS encoding PadR family transcriptional regulator, with translation MSLRNALLALLTVEPMTGYDLAKRFGSSVGNVWHAPDSQIYPELRRMLQDGLLESEEVPWGRKGRKIEYTITEQGRAAFGEWMDSDLQWTRDRDPMHLRAAYFEYATPDRARAQLTAYREHILQLRGQWQQQIDEVVAGTSETLNRRLETVPASQHRRTTAFKKFTYEGLVDRADVEIAWAERGLKLLDELDGLDAQDELGTLSTQDA, from the coding sequence ATGTCCCTGCGCAACGCGCTGCTGGCCCTGCTCACCGTGGAGCCCATGACCGGATATGACCTGGCCAAGCGCTTCGGCTCCTCCGTGGGCAATGTGTGGCATGCCCCCGATTCCCAGATCTACCCGGAACTGCGCCGGATGCTGCAGGACGGACTACTGGAGTCCGAGGAAGTCCCCTGGGGTCGCAAGGGACGGAAGATCGAGTACACCATCACCGAGCAGGGTCGGGCGGCCTTCGGCGAGTGGATGGACTCAGACCTGCAGTGGACCCGTGACCGAGACCCCATGCACCTGCGGGCCGCCTACTTCGAATACGCCACCCCGGACCGCGCCCGCGCCCAGTTGACGGCCTACCGGGAGCACATCCTGCAGCTCCGTGGGCAGTGGCAGCAGCAGATCGACGAGGTCGTCGCCGGCACCTCGGAGACCCTCAACCGCCGGCTCGAGACCGTCCCCGCCTCCCAGCACCGCCGCACCACCGCCTTCAAGAAGTTCACCTACGAGGGACTCGTGGACCGCGCGGACGTGGAGATCGCCTGGGCCGAGCGGGGGCTGAAGCTCCTGGACGAGTTGGATGGCCTGGATGCGCAGGACGAACTGGGCACCCTGAGCACCCAGGACGCGTAA
- a CDS encoding PLP-dependent aminotransferase family protein, producing MADPSAFLSDRARGVKQSAVRDVFDLAMTPGIISLAGGNPWLDDLPLADLGTIAEELVARQGHLSLQYGAGQGTPELRDAVCSVMAADGIAGADPEHVVITPGSQAAIDTAARMLGNPGDVVVVEDPTFVGALNTFNTWELDAVSTPTDEEGLIPALLRTTLQRLRAAGRRVAFLYTIPSYANPSGALMPAERREEVARICREEDVLIVEDNAYGQLGFQDGPVAPIAAAHRDQVIYLGTVSKIFSPGVRIGWALVPPALLREFYLSAESAFVCPPVFSQMLSTAFLTRFDWQAHVARCAAEYALRCDALVDEMQQSLDPRVTWTRPAGGFFVWSRMPDGLDTLPLMHAAAEAGVVFVPGGAFTPDAGPHPHFRLAFSFVAPETLREGVRRLAPVLNGALPGLP from the coding sequence ATGGCCGACCCTTCAGCATTCCTTTCAGACCGCGCGCGCGGCGTGAAGCAGTCGGCGGTGCGGGATGTCTTCGACCTCGCCATGACCCCCGGGATCATCTCCCTGGCCGGAGGCAACCCCTGGCTCGACGACCTCCCCTTGGCCGATCTCGGCACCATCGCCGAGGAGCTCGTCGCCCGGCAGGGTCACCTCAGCCTGCAGTACGGCGCCGGCCAGGGCACCCCTGAACTGCGGGATGCGGTCTGTTCCGTGATGGCCGCGGACGGGATCGCGGGCGCGGATCCGGAGCACGTGGTCATCACGCCCGGCTCCCAGGCGGCCATCGACACCGCGGCACGCATGCTCGGCAACCCGGGGGACGTCGTCGTGGTGGAGGACCCCACGTTCGTGGGTGCCCTGAACACCTTCAACACGTGGGAACTGGACGCCGTGTCCACCCCCACCGATGAGGAGGGCCTGATCCCCGCGCTGCTGCGCACCACCCTGCAGCGACTGCGCGCCGCCGGGCGCCGGGTCGCGTTCCTCTACACGATCCCCTCCTATGCGAACCCCTCCGGGGCGCTCATGCCGGCCGAGCGGCGCGAGGAGGTCGCCCGGATCTGCCGCGAGGAGGACGTCCTCATCGTGGAGGACAACGCCTACGGCCAGCTCGGCTTCCAGGACGGCCCCGTGGCTCCGATCGCCGCGGCCCACCGCGACCAGGTCATCTACCTCGGCACCGTCTCGAAGATCTTCTCCCCCGGCGTGCGCATCGGCTGGGCGCTGGTGCCGCCGGCGCTGCTGCGCGAGTTCTACCTGTCGGCGGAATCGGCCTTCGTCTGCCCGCCGGTGTTCAGCCAGATGCTCTCCACGGCGTTCCTCACCCGGTTCGACTGGCAGGCCCACGTAGCCCGCTGCGCCGCCGAGTACGCCCTGCGCTGCGACGCCCTGGTGGACGAGATGCAGCAATCCCTGGACCCGCGCGTGACCTGGACCCGGCCGGCTGGCGGCTTCTTCGTCTGGTCGCGGATGCCGGACGGGCTGGACACGCTGCCCCTGATGCACGCGGCGGCGGAGGCTGGAGTCGTGTTCGTTCCGGGCGGCGCCTTCACGCCCGACGCCGGCCCTCACCCCCACTTCCGGCTCGCCTTCTCCTTCGTGGCACCGGAGACGCTGCGCGAGGGCGTACGCCGACTGGCCCCGGTGCTCAACGGAGCCCTGCCGGGCCTCCCGTGA
- a CDS encoding GerMN domain-containing protein: MTSRRRPDHASGHPALRRTAAGLTAALATVVLAGCSIFPFPNEAPTDQDGTALPEANASGYAELPLYFVALSGDFPPATTGRDVACQDLLVRASSVPVKTEDRVGSAVGFLIDDEQYSHGDPAITNSVDPSEDGLLYSSSRVEGDTVTVELTGDVVTRSQCESFRIRAQLNRTAAAAAGVENAEILVDGVRLEEILGLPELELGEEFTTPADEPAPGEGTDSTEGAAPEGGTGETDELDEIGDPNQLNGNQG; the protein is encoded by the coding sequence ATGACCTCGCGACGCCGACCGGACCACGCGTCCGGCCACCCGGCCCTGCGCCGGACCGCCGCGGGGCTGACCGCCGCCCTGGCCACCGTCGTACTGGCCGGGTGCTCGATCTTCCCTTTCCCCAACGAGGCACCGACCGACCAGGATGGTACGGCCCTCCCCGAGGCGAACGCGAGCGGCTATGCGGAACTGCCGCTGTACTTCGTGGCCCTGAGCGGGGACTTCCCACCGGCGACCACGGGCCGGGACGTCGCCTGCCAGGATCTGCTGGTCCGCGCCTCGTCCGTTCCGGTCAAGACCGAGGACCGGGTGGGTTCCGCGGTCGGTTTCCTGATCGACGACGAGCAGTACAGCCACGGCGATCCGGCCATCACGAACTCCGTGGACCCGTCCGAGGACGGCCTGCTCTACTCCTCCAGCCGCGTGGAGGGTGACACCGTGACGGTGGAGCTGACCGGGGACGTGGTGACCCGCAGCCAGTGCGAGTCGTTCCGCATCCGAGCCCAGCTCAACCGCACGGCGGCCGCAGCGGCCGGAGTGGAGAACGCGGAGATCCTGGTGGACGGCGTCCGGCTCGAGGAGATCCTCGGCCTGCCCGAGCTGGAGTTGGGCGAGGAGTTCACCACTCCGGCGGATGAGCCAGCCCCCGGCGAGGGCACAGACAGCACGGAGGGCGCCGCCCCTGAGGGCGGAACCGGCGAGACCGACGAGTTGGACGAGATCGGCGACCCCAACCAGCTCAACGGCAACCAGGGCTGA
- a CDS encoding helix-turn-helix domain-containing protein: MAEEIPILTRSLTVGPLDEDEREILSRLPGLTATGAPAPAGQPGTTPDATVVLDGTTVRLGPAATAAVLELLGRLASGAAVTVSEQDRWLNTSQAARLAGVSNTYLRQLADRGEIPVTYRGTHRRIHPDDVLAWVRQRGSGEVGTPGTAEAAEYDSQDSPP; the protein is encoded by the coding sequence ATGGCCGAAGAGATCCCCATCCTCACCCGCAGCTTGACCGTCGGGCCCCTCGACGAGGACGAGCGGGAGATCCTCTCCCGCCTTCCCGGACTCACGGCAACCGGTGCGCCCGCACCCGCCGGACAGCCGGGCACGACGCCGGACGCCACCGTGGTGCTGGACGGCACCACGGTGCGGCTCGGCCCGGCGGCCACCGCGGCGGTGCTCGAGCTGCTCGGCCGGCTCGCCTCGGGCGCGGCGGTGACGGTATCCGAGCAGGACCGGTGGCTGAACACCTCCCAGGCGGCACGGTTGGCCGGGGTCTCCAACACCTACCTGCGCCAGTTGGCGGACCGTGGCGAGATCCCCGTGACGTACCGGGGGACGCACCGGCGGATCCACCCCGATGACGTCCTCGCGTGGGTTCGGCAACGTGGCAGCGGCGAGGTGGGAACGCCGGGGACGGCAGAGGCGGCGGAGTACGATAGTCAGGATTCCCCGCCGTAG
- a CDS encoding HpcH/HpaI aldolase/citrate lyase family protein — protein sequence MPLRNRRAAALPAKLSRSWLLVNAAKPEDFAPGLASEADSVLFDMEAAVPAEKKDAARANVVEALNGGMSAWVRINGIDTDDWQQDLEALSGTEGLRGVMLALAEEPEQVTLTAMRLRAGTPVIALIETAVGLDNATAVAKAPGTFRLAFGTNDFRKDTGISDDPMAMAYARSRLVIASRVGKLPGAIDGPPGAADNNATVVESSRITQSMGMTGRLCLNREQVESINLALSPSEDEVSWAVDMLQAHQAGASVGDGSYLPRLARAQKIADLADSYGLWNA from the coding sequence ATGCCCTTGCGTAACCGTCGTGCCGCCGCCCTGCCCGCCAAGTTGAGCCGTTCCTGGCTGCTGGTGAACGCGGCGAAGCCGGAGGATTTCGCCCCCGGGCTCGCCTCCGAGGCGGACTCGGTGCTGTTCGACATGGAAGCCGCCGTCCCGGCCGAGAAGAAGGACGCCGCGCGCGCCAACGTGGTGGAGGCCCTCAATGGCGGCATGTCCGCCTGGGTCAGGATCAACGGGATCGACACCGATGACTGGCAGCAGGACCTGGAGGCCCTGTCCGGCACCGAGGGGCTGCGCGGCGTGATGCTGGCCCTGGCCGAGGAGCCCGAGCAGGTCACGCTGACCGCCATGCGCCTGCGCGCCGGGACCCCCGTGATTGCCCTGATCGAGACGGCCGTCGGGCTGGACAACGCCACCGCCGTGGCCAAGGCCCCCGGGACGTTCCGCCTGGCCTTCGGCACCAATGACTTCCGCAAGGACACCGGCATCTCGGACGACCCGATGGCCATGGCCTATGCGCGCTCGCGGCTGGTTATCGCCTCCCGCGTGGGCAAGCTTCCCGGCGCGATCGACGGCCCTCCCGGCGCGGCGGACAACAACGCCACGGTGGTCGAGTCCTCCCGCATCACCCAGTCCATGGGCATGACCGGGCGACTGTGCCTCAACCGCGAGCAGGTCGAATCCATCAACCTGGCCCTGTCCCCGTCCGAGGACGAGGTCTCCTGGGCCGTGGACATGCTGCAGGCCCACCAGGCCGGGGCCTCCGTGGGCGATGGCTCCTACCTGCCCCGCCTGGCCCGCGCGCAGAAGATCGCCGACCTGGCCGATTCGTACGGGCTCTGGAACGCTTGA
- the pdxS gene encoding pyridoxal 5'-phosphate synthase lyase subunit PdxS, which yields MNNTPESTEPTESSIGSYTSDPSTPAPGSIADSGQGSARTGTARVKRGLADMLKGGVIMDVVTAEQAKIAEDAGAVAVMALERVPADIRAQGGVARMSDPDLIDGIIEAVSIPVMAKARIGHFVEAQVLEALKVDYIDESEVLSPADYINHIDKWDYTVPFVCGATNLGEALRRITEGAAMIRSKGEAGTGDVSEAVKHIRTIRGEIAKLSALSKDELYVAAKELQAPYELVAEVAREGKLPVVLFTAGGVATPADAALMMQLGADGVFVGSGIFKSGNPAARAAAIVRATAQFNDAGAVAAASRGLGEAMVGINVGDLPAPHRLADRGW from the coding sequence ATGAACAACACCCCTGAATCCACTGAGCCCACCGAGTCCTCCATCGGTTCGTACACCTCAGACCCCTCCACCCCGGCCCCGGGCTCCATTGCCGATTCCGGACAGGGCTCGGCCCGCACCGGCACCGCCCGCGTGAAGCGCGGCCTGGCGGACATGCTCAAGGGCGGCGTGATCATGGATGTGGTCACCGCCGAGCAGGCCAAGATCGCCGAGGACGCCGGCGCCGTGGCCGTCATGGCCCTCGAGCGCGTCCCCGCGGACATCCGCGCCCAGGGCGGGGTGGCCCGCATGTCCGATCCAGACCTGATCGACGGAATCATCGAGGCCGTCTCCATCCCCGTCATGGCCAAGGCCCGCATCGGCCACTTCGTGGAGGCCCAGGTCCTGGAGGCGCTCAAGGTCGACTACATCGACGAGTCCGAGGTCCTCTCCCCGGCCGACTACATCAACCACATCGACAAGTGGGACTACACCGTCCCCTTCGTCTGTGGCGCCACCAACCTCGGCGAGGCCCTGCGCCGCATCACCGAGGGTGCGGCCATGATCCGCTCCAAGGGCGAGGCCGGCACCGGTGACGTCTCCGAGGCCGTCAAGCACATCCGCACCATCCGCGGCGAGATCGCGAAGCTGTCCGCGTTGAGCAAGGACGAGCTGTACGTGGCCGCCAAGGAGCTCCAGGCGCCTTACGAGCTGGTGGCCGAGGTCGCCCGGGAGGGCAAGCTGCCCGTGGTGCTCTTCACCGCCGGCGGCGTGGCCACGCCCGCCGATGCCGCGCTGATGATGCAGCTCGGTGCGGACGGCGTCTTCGTGGGCTCGGGCATCTTCAAGTCCGGCAACCCCGCGGCCCGCGCCGCCGCGATCGTGCGCGCCACGGCGCAGTTCAACGACGCCGGCGCGGTCGCCGCGGCCTCCCGCGGTCTCGGCGAGGCGATGGTCGGCATCAACGTCGGCGACCTGCCCGCCCCGCACCGCCTCGCCGACCGCGGTTGGTGA
- the pdxT gene encoding pyridoxal 5'-phosphate synthase glutaminase subunit PdxT: MTAGPASVGVFALQGDVAEHVRVLTALGASVRPVRSAADLTGLDGLVIPGGESSVMDKLSRLLGVAPAIRQAIGEGLPVYGTCAGMIMLAESIANPIAGQQSFGGLNITVQRNAFGSQVESFETALEVPEVSGDPVHAVFIRAPAVLRAETDVQVLASVPASCLENPENPAGDIPVAVRQGRLLATSFHPEVTGDWSFHRYFLEHVIH, translated from the coding sequence GTGACAGCGGGCCCCGCCTCCGTCGGCGTCTTCGCCCTCCAGGGAGATGTGGCCGAACACGTACGGGTGCTGACCGCCCTCGGGGCGAGCGTCCGGCCGGTGCGTTCCGCCGCGGACCTGACCGGGCTGGACGGCCTGGTCATCCCCGGCGGGGAGTCCTCCGTAATGGACAAACTCTCCCGGCTGCTCGGTGTGGCCCCGGCCATCCGTCAGGCGATCGGGGAGGGCCTGCCGGTCTACGGCACCTGCGCCGGGATGATCATGCTGGCCGAGTCGATTGCCAACCCGATCGCGGGGCAGCAGAGCTTCGGCGGGCTGAACATCACCGTGCAACGCAATGCCTTCGGCTCCCAGGTGGAGTCCTTCGAGACGGCCCTCGAGGTGCCGGAGGTCTCCGGGGACCCCGTGCACGCCGTCTTCATCAGGGCCCCCGCGGTGCTGCGAGCGGAAACGGACGTGCAGGTGCTGGCGAGCGTGCCGGCGTCGTGCCTGGAAAATCCGGAGAACCCGGCCGGGGACATCCCCGTGGCCGTCCGGCAGGGCCGTCTGCTGGCCACGAGTTTCCACCCGGAGGTCACCGGCGACTGGTCCTTCCACCGCTACTTCCTGGAGCACGTGATCCACTGA
- a CDS encoding acyltransferase family protein gives MSPGSPEHHPGTRFRSDIQGLRALAVLLVLLYHAGLPFAPGGYVGVDIFFVISGYLITSGLLARIREHGRLDLVDFYGRRVRRILPAALVALIGTVLLTLAILPRSRWDAIATEATGSVLFVVNWILGQGSTDYLRQDEAASPLQHYWSIAVEEQFYLLWPLVLILVLVIARRRHARQERPDAGGSRHRAASSLAVIQRQWIVGAAVVLFIGSLVHSLHLTAVNPGMAYFATTTRIHELGVGVLLALFATRLANLPRRWALALGWAGLAAMIGAGVSFSGATSFPGTAALVPTLGAAAVIVSGLNSRERSGVGSLLSLRPMTAVGDLSYSLYLWHWPLIVMATFLFGGLPWYVGTAVAALSFLPAWASYRWVEKPFQRWTVVRPPWKAIQVGLAASLAVIVGTASLDLATSRTGPQGWQPPTYAEALDEAASEQSDPTEGDEGGQGGEGTEAGPVLLGGELLQADPQAALGHTPVEALLPGADTVDLDLPEAYAQDCVQSDRETEPLACTYGPDDSEFRVALTGDSHAAHWQAAVNRLAAENGWQVSTYLKSSCPLTAGQVLLEEDVFSECERWNAGVMEKLRAGDYDLVLTSSFIYEAPEDQTSVPEGQAAAWNALEESGIPVGVIIDPPIPGYNIPECIETRPDTYVQECGFAANEAEPSGADQQRVALERAAAAVPVDLVGGICPDGTCPAVIGTVVVWRDKNHLTSTYAESMAPWLGEVLESQDLIPALQ, from the coding sequence GTGTCACCAGGTTCCCCAGAGCATCACCCCGGCACCCGGTTCCGGTCCGATATCCAGGGGCTCCGTGCCCTGGCGGTGCTGCTCGTCCTCCTCTACCACGCTGGCCTGCCGTTCGCTCCCGGTGGTTACGTGGGCGTGGACATCTTCTTCGTCATCTCCGGATACCTGATCACGTCCGGGCTGCTCGCCCGCATCCGGGAGCACGGCCGGCTGGACCTCGTGGACTTCTACGGACGGCGGGTCCGGCGCATCCTCCCGGCGGCCCTGGTGGCGCTGATCGGCACGGTGCTGCTGACCCTGGCGATCCTGCCGCGCTCCCGCTGGGATGCGATCGCCACCGAGGCCACGGGCAGTGTGCTGTTCGTGGTCAACTGGATCCTCGGTCAGGGGTCCACGGACTATCTGCGCCAGGACGAGGCCGCCAGTCCGCTGCAGCACTACTGGTCGATCGCCGTGGAGGAGCAGTTCTACCTGCTCTGGCCCCTGGTGCTCATCCTCGTCCTGGTGATCGCCCGCCGCCGTCACGCTCGCCAGGAGCGGCCCGACGCAGGCGGGTCCCGGCACCGTGCTGCGTCCAGTCTCGCGGTGATCCAGCGGCAGTGGATCGTGGGGGCCGCGGTGGTCCTGTTCATCGGCTCACTGGTGCACTCCCTGCACCTCACGGCGGTGAATCCGGGGATGGCGTACTTCGCCACCACCACACGTATCCACGAGCTCGGGGTGGGCGTGCTTCTGGCCCTGTTCGCCACCCGCCTGGCGAACCTGCCCCGACGGTGGGCCCTGGCCTTGGGCTGGGCCGGGCTGGCCGCCATGATCGGGGCCGGAGTGTCCTTCAGCGGAGCGACGTCCTTTCCTGGCACGGCAGCCCTGGTGCCGACCCTCGGTGCTGCGGCCGTGATCGTCTCCGGTCTGAACTCCCGGGAGCGTTCAGGCGTCGGCTCGCTGTTGTCCCTGCGTCCTATGACGGCTGTCGGGGACCTCTCCTACTCGCTGTACTTGTGGCACTGGCCGCTGATCGTCATGGCCACGTTCCTCTTCGGCGGGCTGCCCTGGTACGTCGGGACGGCGGTCGCGGCCCTGTCTTTCCTGCCGGCCTGGGCCAGCTACCGGTGGGTGGAGAAGCCGTTCCAGCGTTGGACCGTCGTCAGGCCCCCCTGGAAGGCGATCCAGGTCGGGCTCGCCGCCTCGCTCGCGGTCATCGTCGGGACGGCGTCCCTGGACCTCGCCACGTCCCGAACCGGCCCCCAGGGCTGGCAGCCGCCCACCTATGCGGAGGCGTTGGATGAGGCTGCATCGGAGCAGTCGGACCCGACCGAGGGAGACGAAGGCGGTCAGGGCGGCGAAGGCACCGAGGCGGGGCCCGTGCTGCTCGGGGGTGAGCTGCTGCAGGCGGACCCGCAGGCCGCCCTGGGCCACACGCCGGTCGAGGCGCTGCTGCCCGGGGCGGACACGGTGGACCTCGACCTGCCGGAGGCGTACGCCCAGGACTGCGTGCAGAGTGATCGGGAGACTGAGCCGCTCGCCTGTACCTACGGTCCTGACGACTCCGAGTTCCGCGTGGCCCTGACCGGCGACTCCCACGCGGCCCATTGGCAGGCCGCCGTGAACCGGCTGGCCGCCGAGAACGGCTGGCAGGTCAGCACCTACCTGAAGTCCTCCTGCCCCCTCACTGCCGGCCAGGTGCTGCTGGAGGAGGACGTGTTCTCTGAGTGCGAGCGGTGGAACGCCGGGGTGATGGAGAAATTGCGGGCCGGGGACTATGACCTCGTCCTGACGTCCTCCTTCATCTACGAGGCGCCCGAGGACCAGACCTCCGTGCCGGAAGGCCAGGCCGCGGCGTGGAACGCGCTGGAGGAGAGCGGGATCCCGGTCGGCGTGATCATCGACCCGCCGATTCCCGGTTACAACATCCCGGAGTGCATCGAGACTCGCCCGGACACCTATGTCCAGGAGTGTGGCTTCGCCGCGAACGAGGCCGAGCCCTCGGGGGCCGACCAGCAGCGTGTGGCCCTGGAGCGTGCCGCGGCAGCGGTTCCCGTGGACCTGGTCGGCGGCATCTGCCCGGACGGCACCTGCCCCGCGGTCATCGGGACGGTGGTGGTGTGGCGGGACAAGAACCACCTCACCTCGACGTATGCCGAGTCGATGGCCCCCTGGCTCGGTGAGGTGCTGGAAAGTCAGGACCTGATCCCGGCACTCCAGTAG
- a CDS encoding GerMN domain-containing protein — MSQTRTARRPFLVTAALTAVLSLGLTACGTGGGEASESPTTSPSDTASASASATESMPATESATPSDSATASPSASSAPSGSPSASASGSASGSASASETAQGATEATVYWVAMDNLEGIEFPGCGDSSLMESTAPVSGVGDVGDPSFVEAGLQVLLDQSEYEVGSGLTNSLYQSELEVTEVSISGDTVTVDLTGTPISSGTCDDPRIIAQLENTALANAGVYAAQILLDGTPIQEAMSQKGA, encoded by the coding sequence ATGAGCCAGACGCGAACCGCCCGACGCCCATTCCTTGTCACGGCGGCCCTGACCGCCGTGCTGTCCCTCGGCCTGACCGCCTGTGGAACGGGCGGCGGCGAGGCCTCCGAGAGTCCCACCACCTCCCCGAGTGACACCGCCAGCGCCAGCGCGTCGGCCACCGAGTCGATGCCGGCAACGGAGTCAGCGACGCCAAGCGATTCTGCCACCGCGTCCCCTTCGGCCAGCTCGGCCCCGTCCGGTTCCCCCTCCGCCTCAGCGTCCGGTTCTGCGTCGGGTTCTGCGTCCGCATCGGAGACCGCACAGGGCGCCACCGAGGCCACCGTGTACTGGGTGGCGATGGACAACCTCGAGGGCATCGAGTTCCCGGGGTGTGGGGACAGCAGCCTGATGGAGTCCACCGCCCCGGTCTCGGGCGTCGGAGACGTGGGTGACCCGTCCTTCGTGGAAGCCGGCCTCCAGGTGCTGCTGGACCAGTCCGAGTACGAGGTCGGTTCCGGCCTGACCAACTCGCTCTACCAGTCCGAACTCGAGGTCACGGAGGTCTCCATCTCCGGCGACACCGTGACCGTGGACCTGACCGGCACCCCGATCTCCTCCGGCACCTGCGATGATCCGCGCATCATCGCCCAGCTGGAGAACACCGCCCTGGCCAACGCCGGCGTCTACGCCGCCCAGATCCTCCTCGACGGCACCCCGATCCAGGAGGCCATGAGCCAGAAGGGCGCCTGA
- a CDS encoding DedA family protein, with protein sequence MMDWIASLPLVWAILLFWGGALCRSTATYVLGRGIAAGAEHTALRRYMSGPVYLRAMGFIDRWGPWAIPFCFLTVGIQTAVIGTAGVTRMRWRRFIPAALLGSLIWGIIYGTVGMAVVWAVITTALASPVALLALVLVLAGVVVLILWRTGGLARLRASRAQRRARQAARHQPATTSDAGR encoded by the coding sequence ATGATGGACTGGATCGCCTCCCTGCCGCTGGTCTGGGCCATCCTCCTGTTCTGGGGCGGCGCCCTGTGCCGCTCCACCGCCACATACGTCCTCGGCCGGGGGATCGCCGCCGGGGCCGAGCACACCGCCCTGCGCCGCTACATGTCCGGCCCGGTCTACCTGCGCGCCATGGGGTTCATCGACCGCTGGGGGCCCTGGGCCATTCCATTCTGCTTCCTCACGGTCGGCATCCAGACCGCCGTCATCGGCACAGCTGGAGTGACGCGCATGCGGTGGCGCCGGTTCATCCCCGCCGCCCTGCTCGGATCCCTGATCTGGGGCATCATCTACGGGACCGTCGGCATGGCCGTCGTCTGGGCGGTCATCACCACAGCACTAGCGAGCCCGGTGGCGCTGCTCGCGCTGGTCCTGGTGCTGGCCGGCGTCGTGGTGTTGATCCTGTGGCGCACGGGCGGCCTCGCCCGGTTGCGGGCCTCGCGCGCCCAGCGCAGGGCCCGCCAGGCGGCCCGGCATCAGCCGGCGACCACGTCCGACGCCGGCCGGTAG